The candidate division KSB1 bacterium genome segment CTCGCCGGCGATCTGGACCAGCATTGCCTCGGGCAAAACGCCGGACAAGCACGGCGTGTGGGATTTCGTGGTCTCCTCCAAAAGCGTGCGCTGCAAACGCATTTGGGACATGGCCGCGGAATCCGGCCTGCGCATCGGCTTGTGCGGCTACATGGTCACCTGGCCGCCGCCCACGCTGCCGGGATTCGTGATCCCCGGCTCCTTCTCGCGCGGCCCGGAAACCCATCCCGCGGCACTGCAGGTCATTCGCGAGCTGGATATGACGCAGCGCTCCGACGGCAAACGCTCGCTCGCCGATCACCTGCGCCGGGCCTGGCAAAGCTACCGCCTGGGCGTGCGGCCGCTCACCTTTCTCGACGCCGCCTGGACGCTGGCACGCACGCGGCTGCAGCGCGACGATCTCGAAAAATTTTACCAAATGCGCCGCCTCGGTTTCGCCGTCTACTCCGACGTCTTTCGCAAGCAGGTGCAGCACTATCAGGCCGAACTGGCCATGTATGTTTTCACACTGGTCGACAGCACCTCGCACAATTACTGGAAGTTCATGGAGCCGGAGCGCTTCCAGGACGTACCGGCGCCGGAGATTCGACGGCATGGCGGCAAAATTCAGCAGGCCTATATCACGGTGGATCGCATGATCGGCCGCACGCTGGCGGCACTCGACCGCGGCGAAACCAATGTGCTGGTGGTGTCGGATCACGGCTTTCAATCCGTGCCGGAAGCGCAGGGCCGCACGCCCGACCGCACAGTGCGCATCCTGCCGGAGGCATTGATCGAGTTGCTCGGCTGGCCGGCAGCCCAGGTGCGTTCCTTCAACATTCGCGGCGCGACCTTTTTCCGCCACCGTCAGGAGCAGCCCGCGCAAGTTGCGAAGATGCACGCCGATCTGACCGCGATTCATCTCACGCCGGCAGAGACGCCGCTGTTCGCGGTCAAGCCCGATCCCTACGGCAATCTCGAACTGTCGCTCAGTCCGGCCATCGGCGATTTGCACGGCCTGCAAGTGAAATTGCCGAATGGCCGCGTGATTCCCGTGGAGCGCATCGTGGCCGGTGACTTGGGCACGAT includes the following:
- a CDS encoding alkaline phosphatase family protein, whose product is MTATAPRILVFGMDGATWRILRPLLAQGRLPNLQRLCDAGSAGVLHSLEPMVSPAIWTSIASGKTPDKHGVWDFVVSSKSVRCKRIWDMAAESGLRIGLCGYMVTWPPPTLPGFVIPGSFSRGPETHPAALQVIRELDMTQRSDGKRSLADHLRRAWQSYRLGVRPLTFLDAAWTLARTRLQRDDLEKFYQMRRLGFAVYSDVFRKQVQHYQAELAMYVFTLVDSTSHNYWKFMEPERFQDVPAPEIRRHGGKIQQAYITVDRMIGRTLAALDRGETNVLVVSDHGFQSVPEAQGRTPDRTVRILPEALIELLGWPAAQVRSFNIRGATFFRHRQEQPAQVAKMHADLTAIHLTPAETPLFAVKPDPYGNLELSLSPAIGDLHGLQVKLPNGRVIPVERIVAGDLGTISGDHHREGILIAAGPAIRRGATLSQASVLDITPTLLALLGLPVGRDMDGRVLTEMLTPDFLAASPVRYRGTWEEPDWSYEEDTAAADETLKEHLRSLGYL